From Pelmatolapia mariae isolate MD_Pm_ZW linkage group LG22, Pm_UMD_F_2, whole genome shotgun sequence, a single genomic window includes:
- the kiaa0319l gene encoding dyslexia-associated protein KIAA0319-like protein, producing MSYAHHKLLTWCLPHLLLLPLTYLWLLALPTGVSANHCRVTGGVLGIHWSSIISLGWYPLADGRAGARCWEFCCLEPKCNAVWSLGGRCVFLSCSREGGCPISILPQPHEESLGLLQLLSKVPVSVRRRAIRRAPPTGSHRIHKRPHIRSGSSNTEAVLPTSAAPSTIALIQVSQKNISQITNGSSGTPPAPSPQNSTINVALDAAASSSNDSDVSAPTAASSTINTTPTQAVRELVVSAGESVEVTLPLNEVKLYAYVVPTPPNGTNYAFDWRLKTHPKDYSGEMEGKHSKTLKLSKLTVGLYEFEVTVDGEGAHGEGYVNVTVKPEPRVNKPPVAVVSPKFQEISLPTSSTVIDGSQSTDDDKVVAWHWEEVKGPLREEKVSADTPVLKLTSLVPGNYTFSLTVTDSDGATNSTQATLSVNKAKDYRPVANAGPIQVIQLPRNSITLYGNQSTDDHDSLSYEWSLSPESKDKVVEMQGVRTPILQLSAMQEGDYTFQLTVTDSAGQQDTSQVTVIVQPENNKPPVADAGPEKELTLPMDHTTLYGNKSHDDQKIATYHWTKTSGPDGVKIENADSAVATVTGLKVGTYEFTLTVTDERKLESSDTVTVIVKEEKDQPPVARVVSSPPISLPVRTTTLDGSQSTDDKGGLSYLWTREDTSPAAGDVLNSSDHQAVLFLGNLVEGKYSFILTVTDSKGQSSKGRGTVEVKPDVRERDLVELVLEVSVSQVSQRQRDMLLRQVGVLLGVLDSDIIVREISAFNEHSTRLVFLVSGGPGRPPLSGRNVALGLRNKLRKQKNDFLIFKARRVDTVICQLNCSGHGECDSFTRRCVCHPFWMENFIRTQFGDAESNCEWSVLYVTIASFMIVVAAATFVWGIVCCCNRRKSKVRRSKSRYKMLEADEQDCLELQLPRAARLKPVPAPTSSALMHSDSDLDSDEGQGGIPWTDQERGQLLRPQNGSLRNGQGPVRAKKQREERL from the exons ATGTCCTATGCACACCACAAGCTGCTCACCTGGTGCTTacctcacctcctcctcctaccGCTGACCTACCTCTGGCTCCTGGCTCTTCCCACAG GTGTGTCAGCAAATCACTGCCGGGTCACCGGTGGAGTTCTGGGCATCCATTGGAGCAGCATCATAAGCCTGGGTTGGTACCCTCTAGCAGATGGGAGAGCCGGAGCGAGGTGTTGGGAGTTCTGCTGCCTGGAGCCAAAGTGCAATGCTGTTTGGAGTCTCGGCGGTCGCTGTGTGTTTCTTAGCTGCTCGCGTGAAGGAGGCTGCCCCATCTCTATCCTGCCTCAGCCCCACGAGGAGTCCCTCGGTCTCCTGCAGCTGCTTTCCAAG GTCCCTGTCAGTGTGAGGCGGAGAGCGATTCGCCGTGCACCACCTACAGGAAGCCACAGAATACACAAAAGACCCCATATCCGCTCG GGAAGCTCCAACACAGAGGCGGTTCTGCCAACATCAGCAGCACCCAGCACCATCGCTCTCATCCAAGTCTCCCAAAAGAACATCAGCCAGATAACGAATGGGAGTTCAGGCACGCCTCCTGCTCCATCGCCGCAGAACTCAACGATCAACGTCGCCCTTGATGCTGCTGCATCGTCTTCCAATGACAGCGATGTCAGCGCGCCCACAGCAGCTTCTTCGACCATCAACACAACCCCGACACAGGCCG TGAGGGAGCTGGTGGTATCAGCAGGAGAGAGTGTGGAGGTAACGCTGCCCCTCAACGAGGTCAAACTTTACGCCTATGTGGTCCCAACGCCCCCAAATG GGACAAACTATGCATTTGACTGGCGTCTAAAAACTCATCCCAAAGATTACAGCGGGGAGATGGAGGGGAAGCACAGCAAGACTCTGAAACTCAGCAAG CTGACCGTGGGCCTGTACGAGTTTGAGGTGACAGTGGACGGGGAGGGCGCCCACGGAGAAGGTTACGTTAATGTTACAGTCAAACCAG AGCCACGGGTAAACAAGCCTCCTGTTGCCGTAGTTTCCCCAAAGTTCCAGGAGATCTCCTTGCCAACCAGCTCTACGGTGATAGACGGCAGCC AGAGCACTGATGATGACAAGGTGGTGGCGTGGCACTGGGAAGAGGTCAAAGGTCCTCTGAGGGAGGAGAAGGTCTCTGCTGACACCCCTGTACTCAAACTCACCAGCCTTGTGCCTGGGAACTACACATTTAG TTTGACAGTAACTGACTCGGACGGAGCTACAAACTCAACGCAGGCCACGCTCTCCGTTAACAAAGCCAAGGACTATCGACCTGTGGCCAACGCCGGCCCGATCCAG GTCATCCAGTTACCACGCAACTCCATCACTCTGTATGGCAACCAAAGCACCGACGATCACGATTCCCTGTCCTATGAGTGGTCCCTCAGCCCAGAGAGCAAAGACAAAGTGGTGGAGATGCAG GGTGTACGGACACCCATCCTACAGTTGTCAGCAATGCAAGAGGGAGACTACACCTTCCAGCTGACTGTGACGGACTCAGCTGGACAGCAGGACACTTCTCAGGTCACCGTCATCGTGCAGCCAG AAAATAATAAACCACCAGTAGCAGATGCGGGACCTGAGAAAGAGCTGACGCTGCCAATGGATCACACCACACTGTATGGCAATAAGAGCCACGATGACCAGAAGATAGCCACCTATCACTGGACAAAGACCAG TGGTCCCGATGGTGTGAAGATTGAAAATGCAGACAGCGCCGTTGCCACGGTGACAGGTCTCAAGGTCGGCACATATGAGTTTACCCTGACAGTAACTGATGAGAGGAAGCTGGAGAGCAGCGACACTGTCACGGTCATCGTTAAGGAAG AAAAGGACCAACCGCCAGTGGCTCGTGTTGTGTCGAGTCCACCCATCTCTTTGCCTGTCAGGACCACCACTTTGGATGGATCTCAGTCCACTGATGACAAAGGTGGACTCAGCTACCTGTGGACCAGAGAAGACACCAGTCCTGCTGCTGGG gATGTGCTGAACAGCTCCGACCACCAGGCAGTGCTGTTTCTCGGAAACCTGGTGGAGGGCAAATACAGCTTCATCCTGACTGTAACTGACAGCAAAGGACAAAGCAGCAAGGGGAGGGGCACAGTGGAGGTCAAACCAG ACGTGCGGGAGCGGGACCTGGTGGAACTGGTGTTGGAGGTCTCCGTATCGCAGGTGTCCCAACGTCAGCGCGACATGCTGCTGCGACAGGTTGGGGTTTTACTGGGTGTGCTCGACAGCGACATCATTGTGCGAGAGATCAGTGCATTTAATGAGCACAG TACTCGTTTGGTCTTCCTGGTGTCCGGCGGCCCGGGGCGCCCTCCGCTGTCGGGCCGTAATGTTGCACTCGGCCTGCGCAACAAACTGCGTAAACAGAAGAATGACTTCCTCATCTTCAAAGCCCGACGAGTGGATACAGTCA TCTGCCAGCTGAACTGCTCCGGCCACGGCGAGTGTGACTCATTCACGCGGCGCTGCGTCTGTCACCCTTTCTGGATGGAAAATTTTATCAGAACTCAGTTCGGAGACGCAGAGAGCAACTGTG agtGGAGCGTGCTCTATGTGACGATAGCATCCTTTATGATTGTGGTTGCTGCGGCAACATTTGTATGGGGGATAGTTTGTTGCTGCAACAG GCGTAAGAGCAAAGTGCGCAGGAGTAAAAGTCGATACAAAATGCTAGAAGCTGATGAGCAGGACTGTTTGGAGCTGCAACTGCCAAGAGCTG CACGCCTGAAGCCTGTTCCCGCTCCCACTTCCTCTGCCCTCATGCACTCGGACTCTGACCTGGACAGTGACGAAGGGCAGGGCGGGATCCCGTGGACGGATCAGGAGCGCGGGCAGCTTCTGAGGCCTCAGAACGGCTCCCTGAGGAACGGCCAGGGGCCGGTGAGGGCCAAGAAGCAGAGAGAGGAGCGGCTATAG